DNA sequence from the Cohnella herbarum genome:
GACAGCGGGAGAACGGTTATGTCGGAGACGTTTCAGAAAAGTAGAACGAATTTTATACTTTCTGAAACGTTAAAAAAAGCAGTCCGTCAAAACGGCCTGCCTCGTTCCAAAACCAAACAGTTTCACTTCTTCTGATAGCCCATTTCTTCGGAAACCCGCAATGCCGTTTCTTTGACCTGCTCGCCGATGGAATGAAATTTGATTGCCGGCAAATCCTTGCTCAATGCCGTAATGCTGATCGAGGCGATGACGCGACCGTTCTCTCCGAAGACCGGCGCGCCGATGCAACGGATTCCTTCCTCCATCTGCTCGTCCTCGATGGAATACCCGTGAAGACGAATAAACTGGACGTCCTCGATTAACTTGTCCGCCAGCTTTTCCGATTTCGTCTCATCGTCTCTCGAATTTTTGGACATCGCCTTAATGATTTCCTCGTCGGTAAGACCCGAAGCAAGCGCTTTTCCCACGCCGGACAGATGCAGAGGCAATGCTTGTCCGGCTGTCGTCGCGAAACGAACGAATCCATTCCCTTCGCTCTTGTCTATGTAAACCGGCTGATCGTTAACCAGTATGGCTAAGTGAGCGGTAAAAGGAGTTCCGGCAACAAGCTTCTCGAGATGCGGGCGAGTCACCTGCTTGATATCGCTTTGCTGATAGTAATTCATTCCCCAATAGAGAACGCCGTGCCCGAGTACGTATTTCCCGTCGTCATGCTTCTCGATCAGGGAATGCCTCTCTAACGTATTCAAGATGACAAATACCGTCGTTTTCGGAATGCCGAGTTCGGAATGGATTTCGTTAATCGTCATTTTGCCGTTTTTCGAAATGCCGTTCAGTATCGTAATTGCCTTTTCAATAGCAGGCACGGAATAATTCTTAGCCGACTTCGTCATGTAGAGAAACCCTCCTCATATGACAACATACTAGCATATGGGGACAAATTTCCACAACAAAAAGACATAAAACCGAACGCGCCCTCTGCAATGGCGCGTTTCGCGGAAGCGTATTTCGCCCCTTTCGATACATCAAGAATCGAGCCGCTTTCTAGTCGGTCCGGTCAGGGATCGAGCCGTTAGAATTCAACGTTTGTTTAAGAAGGAACGGGGTACCGGAATTATCGAATACGTCAATCGCTTGAAAATCGACTATGCGAAAACTTGCATTCGAGAAGAAGTATACAATCTTACGGAAATTTCCGATCTCTTGGGTTATAGCAGCGGCTCAGGCAAGCCAAAAAGCCCTCAAAACCCGAACCCGGGTTTTGAGGGCTTCCGCCATTTTAGCTTATTTCAGGAAACACTCGTCTCATATCAATATCAATACAGGAAAAAATAGGCGAGGTCATCCGGTCAGATACGATATAAGTTTCATACAACTCGAACTTGTTATTGTTCAGGATGAATTGGTCGATCGTCCGATGTACGGGATCGATGATCCAATATTCCTTCACGCCATGTCGTTCGAATTGACGTTTCTTACGAACCTTGTCGTTGTGGCTCGTGGATGGAGACAAAATCTCAACAACCAGGTCCGGAGCGCCTTCGATTCTATGCTTTTTAATTATCGATGCATTCTCGTGAAGAATAAAGACCAGATCGGGTTGAAACAGGTTTTCCTCGTCCAGAAATACATCCACCGGGGAATAGAGTATAGTCCCGTTAGCGTGGCAAGTCTGGTAGAGCATGATATGAATCAATCCGGAGATTTGCTGGTGGTTCACGGTCGGAGCCGGCTTTAGATCGTAACGAATTCCTTCTATGATCTCATAACGATCCTCTTCCATCCCTTGGAAATCATATTCGGATTCAGAACCTCCATATGGCTCCGTCTGTTCTCTAACCCTACTATTCTCTTCATTGAGGTCATCCTCATCGCGTTTATCCGACAATTCAACTCCACCGCCTTTCCGGTTCTTGCTATCAGTCTAACATTACCATTATTTTCTAACAAGGGGAACGGCACGAACGATCAGATCATCGCCGCTCCGATCCTATTCTCGATCTAGTTCTTCCGCACCGTGATTGATTTCATCGGTCCCCATTTGCCTCGCGAATCCTTCGCGTGAACGAATACCGTGTGGTACCCGCTCGACCAGGCCGAGACGTTGATCTGCGCCGTTACCTGCTCCGTCTTTGCGCTGAAGATCCCGTCATGCGCGGACATCGGCGTCCCGCTTCCGTCGAATCCGACCGAATCCACGAAATATTCCGCTCCGGCGATACTCCCCCAACCCGTATCCGTTTCATCGGCAAGCGCCCGGATGGTTACCGTTGCGCTTCCCGCCGTCTCTCTCGGAGTAGCGGCCGCATTCTGTATTCGCGGCCCTTGGGCGGAAGTTTTGATAATCGTTTCGGTATACAACGGTCCCCAATTCCCCGCCGCATCTTGTCCGTGGATATACAGCGTATGTTTACTGTTCTCCGCCCATCCGGCAGCGGATACCGTTGCAACGAGAGATTCGCTCATGGAATCGAAGCTTCCGTCCACCGCCCCCATCGGTATGCCCGAACCGTTCGATCCCGGCGCGTCGACGAAATATTCCGCCGCGACGATCCGTGAACCTCCATGATTGTCGACTCCGTCGTCCGCGTTAGCGGTCAGTAAGAAGGTCGATAGTCCATCCGTAATGCCGCGCGGATTCGTACCCGCCACGACCGTCACCGGCCCTTGCGTATCATCGGCGGACGATTTCGTCACGTTCAGTTTGACGGACTGGGTCGGCCCCCAATTCCCCGCGTTATCCATAGCCCGCACATAAACGATCGGAGTCGTCTGCTCATGCCAACGCGTCTCCGCGAAAGCGCGAATCAGATCGACGTAGATTTTCTGCGGTGCTCCCGAAGCGGGAAGCATGCTGTCGTCCACGCCGAATTCGATCGATTTCACGCTTTCGAAATTAAAAACACCGTTTCCGCCCGCAATCGAGTCATAATTTTCTTTGAAGTTCCAACGCACGTTTTTCCATATATCGATCGGTAAGTTGCTAGCACCGTAGAAAGTAGGCAACGAGGCTTCGAGTTCGGTACCGTCAACGTCCTTCAGCTTAACCTGCAACTGAGTTAGAGGAGCCGTAACGTCCTTCAACCAGAAGGACAACGTATCCAAACCGGATAAATTTTGCAGCACTGTGCCATAATCCTTGATTGCCGTAAGTTTATCCGGAATGCCGTCGTTGTTGTTTCCGACATCGAGAAGCAACAATCCCGATTCCGGGTTTCTCGTCGCCGTGCCGCTCCAATCGGAAATGTCCGCCATATCGTCGATCAGAATCGGCGCAGTAGATGCGATCGTCGGGATCGTTATCGTCGCCGTCGCCCCTTCGCTTAAACTATCGAAAGTCCCGTCGGCAGCCGTCATATCGATGCCTTGTCCCGGCTTCTGCACGGTATCCACATAATATTGGACCTTCGACACAGGTTGTCCGCCGGAATTCGCCGTCGCGGAGAGCAAGATCGACGTCAACCCGTTCGTCGGATTCGACGATACGGCCGTCCCGGTTACGACGGGACCGCCCGAGGTTGCCGTCACGGAAACGGAATAACTCGTGTCCGCGACCGAATACCGGGTTCCATCGAACGCCGTCGCCCTTAGGAAATACTTCTTCGAAGCATCCAGTCCGCTCGTATTCCAATTCACCATATAAGGATTTGCGGTGGCCGTGCCTATCGGAATCCACATCTCGTTCGTACCGTCATTGTATTCGAAAGCGACCGAGACGATCGGCGCTCCGCTCGGAGCGGCAAGCGCGCTTACCGCAACGTTGCCGTTGTCGACGACGTCAAAACTCCTCGGATAGATCATCTCCGCGTAAGGTTTGCCTTCCGTCGCGCGGATTTGTTTGGACATATCGGTCACGGCAGCCCAACGCCGGTCATTCATCGGATTCCCGTCATTATCGACGAAGTTCCATTCGTTCGCCCAGTCGTCCCCGTCATAGGTGAAAAAGGCGATCCCGCTTAAGCCTCCTTCGAAGTTCGTCCAGAGCGAATCCTTGAAATCGGCGATTTCGTCGAGATTCAACGGCGCTTG
Encoded proteins:
- a CDS encoding IclR family transcriptional regulator, whose protein sequence is MTKSAKNYSVPAIEKAITILNGISKNGKMTINEIHSELGIPKTTVFVILNTLERHSLIEKHDDGKYVLGHGVLYWGMNYYQQSDIKQVTRPHLEKLVAGTPFTAHLAILVNDQPVYIDKSEGNGFVRFATTAGQALPLHLSGVGKALASGLTDEEIIKAMSKNSRDDETKSEKLADKLIEDVQFIRLHGYSIEDEQMEEGIRCIGAPVFGENGRVIASISITALSKDLPAIKFHSIGEQVKETALRVSEEMGYQKK
- a CDS encoding Uma2 family endonuclease, which codes for MSDKRDEDDLNEENSRVREQTEPYGGSESEYDFQGMEEDRYEIIEGIRYDLKPAPTVNHQQISGLIHIMLYQTCHANGTILYSPVDVFLDEENLFQPDLVFILHENASIIKKHRIEGAPDLVVEILSPSTSHNDKVRKKRQFERHGVKEYWIIDPVHRTIDQFILNNNKFELYETYIVSDRMTSPIFSCIDIDMRRVFPEIS